The following nucleotide sequence is from Bacteroidales bacterium.
CATATTCCATAGACCATGAATCCATGGCAGATCTGGTTTATGATATTTTGCTCCGGGAAACAGCAAAGGTTCCAAACGATCAGTTAAAAGATCTGTTGATATTGCCGGAAAAAGCGGATGTGCCATCCATGAAAAGACTGATGGAATATTTCTTTTTTGGGTCTTATCTCAACCATTATTATATGGCGACTTTAAAGGAAGAGGCTTTTTTGGAATTGAAAAATCAAAAAGGGATCAATAAGAGAAATATTTCATATTATGCGCAAAATAAACAGGATGATCTCCTATTCAATTACGTGAGTCCTCTTTTGGCGCAACATGCCGGCGTAATACTGGCAAACAGGCTTGACGGGTCGCATTCCCGGTATTCGTTATTGAAATCCGTTTCAGAGAGGAAGGAAGGCTTTTTTCGTTATAAGAATACCACAGCTGCTACCATGCGTTTTGAACATATCGCTTCGGGTATCACCATTGGGGTTACATTAAAAAGTATGCAGCATACCGGTCATTCTTTTGTCCCGGATGTCACAGTTATACGTATGGGCGTGGTACAATGGGGAGAAGAGTGGTGGATGACGGGGAATTATATAGTAGAGGATCATCCGGGGAAAATTAAGATAACCGAGGGCGAAAAATATTTATTCGCACCCCTTGCCTCGCAAATCCAGATCATCCGGAAACAGGACAAATGTTTTCTGGAAATCAACAGTAATAAACCATTGGCCTTTTTCAACCGGAAGAAGGATGTCTTTTCCCTGATAGATCAGGTATGGGACTTATATCATGAAACTTACGGATCAGAAGAGTTGGATAGGAAATTGTTTGATATCCACGGAATTACTTTTGGGATAGATGATGATCTGGAGAATATAACCGTATTCTTTAATCCGGATACCGGAATGGAATTTTATCCCGATATAGCCTCATGTATTGCAGATAAAGAAAATCCTTTTTTTGAAAATGTTGAGGCAGATATAGAAGAATTCTTATTCAATAATAATTACAGTTCAAATTTTGTAGCTTACCTGATTGAAAACCAATTGATAGAAATTGAACCTATCCTGAGTGAAGGAGGGTTTCAGTATGTCTGGAACAATTGTGATTTTCTGCTTCGTTATTATAAAAGAGAATTTTATAAAGGTAAGCCGAAGCTATATGAAGAATGGTAGTGGCTGATTAATTCCCATTTCTGGGAAGTCTTTTTAACGGTCTATCTTTTATCAGTGAATACCCGACGGTCCATTCTGTATAGTCAGCTTTTGCCATATGGGCTTTGACAGATACACCCACAAACAAACGGGAGGTCAATTGGAATTTGACTCCTATACGTTCGTAAATCCATGGTTTTTTGGGGTCATCGCCGACACGTTGATTCAGATAAAACCCCAGATTGGTGACCAGCCAGACGCGTTTGTACCCGACTTCATGTGCCAGAAATGCGCCTAATGCAAAATTATCGGATCGTTTTGTTGTCACGGTTTCCCCATTTTCATGAGCACGGTATCCAATAACATATCGTCCCCAATCGAAATAAAAAAGATCAAGTCCGGCTCCGAATTTTCTTCGATGATTTATTTTTATCAATGTTGCAGAAGACACATTGGCGCAGTACCACCTGTGGCCCTGTCGCGGTTTATCGGGATCAAAATCCGTATCCAGCATCCGCACACCGCTTGCGATGAACAGGTACCATTCTAAAGTTGGCTCGTGGGAAGGAACAGGGAACCGGGAATATTTTTTATCACGGTTCTTGTATAGCCCAAACTGATAGGAGACTGTTGATGAAACCAGGTTGATGCCTTTGTTGGGTTTTTGATATGATCCGTTTGAAAAATGTTGAAGGCTAAATCCCAGGCCTAAGGAGGAATGTCCGGGTAATGAGAAAACCGATTCAAAGCCAAAGTTAATGTATGCGTTGTTTTTACTACCGACCAGTATATTATAGGGGTTGACCTGCGGGTCGTACGAGTTGAAATTATAAGATATTCCTGCACTGATGTCGTATTTTACCTGGAACCATTTACCACGGTATATGGGGGCTCCGAAAAAAGCGTACAGGGCGGCGGGTCTTCCAAAGCCGCTTTGTTCATCATTTCCCAGAACGATTCCATTCATATTGCCCATATAGTAGCCAATCCCATAATATGGGTAACGGTATGACCGGTCAAAGATGTTTTTTTGAAAATCGTCGGTTTGCCAACCTATACGCAAATCCAATCCCACATAATAATTAGCAACGATATCGGTCTTATGGGTCTTTAAAAGACTTCCCTGTTGGGCATGTACACTGAAAAAAACCTTTCGGGGCGCTACTGATGCAGTATCCTGTATACCAAATGTAACATGATGCTGCAATACAAGCAGGAGCAGGGAAACCCCTAAATAACGTATATAATTCACACTCTGATTAATCAAGCTGCAAATATAGAAAAACAAATGGGCATTACATAATATGGATATAGCATAACAAATGTAGAAAATATCCATTGTAGTCAACCACAAAAAAATCCCGAAAAAGTTGTTTTTTTTTATTTTTTTTATTATTATTGTGATGGTTTTGTACGATATTTGAGCAGGATTAGTAGTATGAAGAGTTGTACACAGTAATATGTTAAAATACTAATCAGACGACAATGACATCATCAGAATTCAGCAACCAACTGATTGGTCTTGAAAAAAAGTTAAATCATTTTGCTCTGCGTTTAACGGATGATAAAGATGATGCAAAAGATTTATTGCAGGATACTTACCTGAAGGCATTGGCGTATAAGGAACAGTTTGAGGATGAGACAAACCTGAAGGCGTGGGCGTATACCATCATGAAGAATACATTTATCAACAACTATAGAAAAAGCACACGGCAGAATACCACTTTTGATAATACGAAAGATTTGTTTTTCCTGAGTCAGAATAAGGATACGTTCAATACAGAACCTGATGCAGCCTATGAGGAAAAAGAGATCAATAAGGTGATTGAAGCGTTGGATGATGAATTTAAAGTTCCTTTCAGGATGTATACCCAGGGGTATAAGTACAAAGAAATAGCTGAAATACTCGGGATAAAAATAGGAACTGTAAAAAGCAGGATATTCTTTACCCGGAAAAAATTATCACAAACACTGAAAGACTATACCAGATAAGTCTATCAGGATCCTATACGTTTTTTTATTATTGTTTTTATCAGGTCTACCGTTTCATCAATGCCTAAAATAGAAACATCGATGGAATAATGATATGAGGAAGCCATTCCCCACTCTTTGTCAGTATAGTATTTATAGTAAGAGGCGCGGGATTTATCTGTTTTTTTCATCATTTCCCTTGCTTCTTCCATAGTTACATTTTGTGTTTCGGCAATGGTTTTGATCCGGTTTTCGGGTTTGTTATGGATAAAAAAACTGAGAAGATCCGGATGATCCCTTAAGACATAATCAGCACAACGGCCAACCAGGACACAGGATCCACCTTTATTTACAATATTCCGGATCGCATCACTCTGATAAAGAAATAGCCTTTCATTGGAAAGGATATCGGGATAAGGGGTATAGATACCCAGGTTAGGAAAACCCATGGAAAAAACATAGGCAAGACTATCTGAAGCTTTTTCATCCGCCCTTTCAAATATTTCATTGGCTAATCCGCTTTCTTTAGCAGCTTCGGCGAGCAATTCCTTATCATAATAAGCCATATCCATATCTTTGGATAACTTTTGACCTATGGCTCTTCCTCCGCTTCCGAATTGCCTCCCGATGGTAATAATCACTCTCTTTTTCATGTCGCTGATGATTTAGATAATGTTTGATTGGTTGAAGAAAGTTGTTTGAATGATTTGACTGTCCTGAAAAACATGATTGCTGTTAAGATCGTGGCAACAGAATCGGATATAGGCATACTCATCCAGACTCCCGTTGTTTTAAAAAACGTGGGAAGTATGAGCAGGCACGGTACCAAAAACAGTAATTGCCTTGTCAAGGATAAAAATATTGCAATTTTGGACTTGCCAATGGATAAGAAAAAGTTGGTTGCTACCATTTGAAATCCGACTATAGGGAAAGCAGCAAAAATAATGTGTAATCCGTAGGCAGATACGCTGATTAATTCAGTATCGGTAGTGAACCACCGGATGATAAATTCAGGGAACAACTGGCAAACCAGGGTGCCGAATGTGGCAATTCCTGTAGCCCACCAGATAGTTAATTTGGTTACGTTGGCTACCCGGTCAAAATGCCGTGCACCGTAATTATATCCTGCAATAGGCTGCATTCCCTGGTTTAGACCCATGATGATCATTACAAAGAGGAAAATGATCCGGTTAACCACTCCGTAAGCGCTGATTGCCATATCACCGCCATGCCTGGTCAAAGCCCGGTTGATCAAAATGACGATCAGGCAGGAACAGACATTCATCAGGAACGGGGACATCCCGATCGCTATAATCCCTTTCACGATTTCGGATTTCAGCCGGAATATACCTTTCCGGAAATGAATAATTCCTTTAGGATTAGAGAAGTGGATCATTTGTACGGCAAGCGAAATGACCTGTGCGATCACAGTTGCCCAGGCCGCTCCTTTAATGCCCCAGTCGAACCCGAAAATAAAAATAGGATCCAGGATACAATTGATCACTACCGAAAGAAGCGTAATATACATGGCCATTTTCGGATAACCGGAGGACCGGAGGATCGAGTTTAACCCCAGGTACATATGGGTAATGACATTTCCCAATAGAATGATATACATGTAATCCCGGGCATAGGCTATTGTATTTTCACTGGCTCCGAAAAAATATAAGATCGGATCCAGGAAAGGGAAACAGGCTATTGAAAAAGCAATACCAAGAATGACGTTAAGTACCAAAACGTTCCCTAGTATCTGATTGGCGTTTTCGTAATTTTTTTGTCCTAATTTTACAGAAACCAGGGTAGAAGCTCCTACGCCTACTAATGAGCCGAAGGCAGCTGCAAGGTTCATCAAAGGGTAAGTCAATGCTAATCCGGCCAAAGCCAACGTTCCCACTCCATGGCCGATAAAAATGCTGTCAACCATATTATATAAAGAGGAAGCGGTCATGGCAATAATTGCCGGAAGGGCATACTGCATCAGCAGTTTGCTGATCCGTTCTGTGCCTAATATTAACGGAGAGTTCTGATTCGCCATAGGGTGTTGTTGTTCTTTAATTTGGATCGAACAATCAACGCAAAGGTACATGATAAAATCGGAAAGATCAATTTTCCTGTTTTCTATAAGAGGATATACATTAAGTAATATCAATAAATTACTAAATAATTGTTCAAAATTATGTCATAACATATATGGAATCATTTTTTACCCTTCTTTTTCTTGATAAAAAGAAGCAACTGAGCGAAGCGGTCTCACGAACACCATATAAATTATCTTTGGTGAGTAAAAATCAAGACTTGCTTCCTCAGCGACCAGCCACTGCACGCTACGGAACGCCGGAAGGACTACCTGCGGTGAGATCGCTCCGCTAATTTCGCCTGACGGCTCAGACAGCTTCCGGCTTGCCCCTTCATTTAGCAGGACTGGTGCCCGCTTCCGGAAGGTCAGGCCTTCCAGGTGTAACACCACTGTATGAGTAGGGGAACAGAAAATATGATAATGTGAACTAAATATGAACATCTACTCATCATATTTAATAACCGTAGTTAATTTGATCAATGCCACTTAAGAAAATAATGGATAGCACTGAGTGCTTGAAGTTGAATTGATCATAAAAATGATTGTAATTACCATTCATCCGATCGGTTTTTCCTGATGATCCCAATCATTTAAAACTTACAGACTGCCTGTAATTTTAATTCTGAATACCTGTTGCCCTGTATCATGTTTAATCCACTACCGATTGTTTTTTTGTCCGTATATTGGGTAATTGCATATTTAATCCTGAAATCGATATGCTCACCGAATGAATATTTCACTAACATATATAAGCGGGTACCCTGATCATAGAAAGCCGGAATACTAAACGCATGCAACATGTCGTTCTCATAGGAATAGATCCGGGCATTGTAATCCCCGGAATCGAAGATTGCGTAACGGGCTGTAATTTGTAACGGAAAGTTGTTGAAAAGTTTGACTTGAATGTCTTGTGCCAGAAAATATCCGTTACTGAGCGTATTGTCTTTTCGGTAATTTTTTATTTCCCAATGATTCCCAATTCTTATGTGTTCGTTTAATTGATGTGAAAACATCATTTTTACGGACATAGTCCTTACTGAAATAGTTCTGTTGACCGTCGATTCCTGCTGATTTTCTTCTTTTTCTTTGTATTTTGCCTGGATATATATCCTGGTATCCCTAACAGGTGTATAGTCTGCCTGCAATAATATATCCCTGCCGTATGAAGGTGAATATGCCCGGTATTGTAACCAGGGGAAACGGAATATATCAACATAAGAAGAAAAGCGCCACCGGCCTCCGGGATTCCAGTTCCACCCCATAAAAAAGCCTTCCTCATTATTATTGCGTGTATTTTCTCCCGGTGCGTTGCCATATAAGGCATGAAAGTCTTTTGCATAATAACGGTACAATATATTTGCTGTGAGGTGTTCACTAACGAGCATTTGCGCTCCGTAAAGGAGTCCGTAGGCACCGTTCGGGCATAATGCCTGTTCTCCATAGACAATAATATCTCCCAGATGAACCCGGAAATCAATGCTATAGTTGCTGCCCGACCTTCCTTTAAATGCAAAATAATTATAGATGTAAGAATTCGGTATGAGGGGAACCTCAAAACGATAGTGGGTCGCGGTTGCACCAATATGCCAATCGGGACGGGTGAGTGAAATGTTCGCCCCGGTTACCTGTTCTTTGATCGCATCCTTTTGTGCAATTTCATTTGGGGTCCGGTGATAACCCGTATTTACATGAGTAGATACGGAAAGTATTTTTCCATCTTCACTCTCTTCTGAAACAGTTGCATCAATGGCTTTTCTTGAGTAAAAAATAGTCAGGTGAAAAGGGCGAAGCCGGAAAGTACTTCCGATACCCCTGAAGAAGCGGTTTTCACCAGCCGATCCGTATCGTCTCAGTCTTTCGTTATACCGCATGGTATTCAGGGTCATAGCGCTTTTCCCATAGTTCAATCCCGACCATAATACCAGTCCCTGACCGAAATCGGTACGGAAATCACCCAGGGTCAATGATTTCAATAATCCGTTTGTATTGACCTGAAGATGTCCGGAATAGAAATCAAATCCATACGGATTATTTTTTCTGAAAAAGCTTTCTCCGGGATCTTTTTCTGCAGTGAACCCGAAATGAACCTTGTCGGCATATTTGAAAACGTATTTGAGATATATTTTAGCCGGGCTACCAGAATATTTATTCTCAATAGAATCCGGGCGTGTGTATCCTTCCTGTTTTTGTAATACGGTTTGCATGCCTGTAATCAACTTATGCCTTCCATAGCGTATCACTCGTTCCGGTTTGATCTTTGTTATCTCCTGCCTCTTTTCCAGTGATATGAACGGTTGTAGGGATTGAGCCAGTTCGGGTGTAAATCCGTACAGATAGGCAATTTCATAATATGAAAGGATAGCACCCGCCTTTTTCACATGATCCAGCAGACTTTTGACCTGGAAATCCGTTAACCAGAATAACCTTGCCAACTCTTCATGATCCGCCTGGTTGATGTATACGGGATTATTGCTCAATTCTTCCAGTAATTCAGGCAATTGATCCAAATCCTGTTCTTCGTCCCGGTCGGCTATATCCGTAAGAATTGTCCGGAACAGCTCATGATCGACTTGTGCCTCTGTTTTTAAAGTGAGGAATGTAACTACGATCATTATGTAAATCTTCTTTATCCCATAAGTTTGATTTTATAGATTTACCGATATGGATACATGGGGACTATACCCCAGTACCTGGTGGTGTGTGAATGCCATGTCTAAAGAAAGCAGTTTCCACTTATATCCTATTCCGAATGCATATTGATACATGGGCCCTGAGGATATTCCGCAACGCAGGAACAACGACTTGATGGGAATGACTTCCAGTCCGGCTTTGAAAATAGCTTTCATTCGCGTGTCTTTCTCAGTTTCAATACTGATGATGGCTTTTTCATGGATAGAATATTCCAGGCCAAGGCGCATGATAGTGGGTATGTATTCTGTCGGATTTGCTTTTTGTCTGCTTCTTGAAATATTAAAGATATGTGCTCCTATGGTCAGGTTATCCATCGGTTTGCACAACAGTCCTATTTCAGCGCTTAACATGTTGAAATTGCCATAATCATAAGAAAAATGGGTATGGAAATAATCCATCTGAACACCCAGGGCGAACTTTTCACCCAGTTTCCTGGCAATGGCTAATCCGATCTTTGTTTCATTGTATTTAGCATATCCGAAATACCGGTAGTTCAACCCAATAATAGTCGCTTTGACAGGCATGGCCAAACTTCCAGCCTGTACGGAAAGGCTCTTCACATTCAACCTGTTCTCGTAATACATGGCAGCAGCAAAGTTTTCCAGCCAGGCTAATCCGGCCTGGTTATTTGCCGAAGACCAGATATCAGTATGGGTCACCGATGCATGGGCCATACCTGCAGATCGGGCTCCTGAAGGAAAATTATCATTTCCTCCCAGACAATAAATAACATGATTGCATGATACAACAAGAAACAGTAATCTCCCCACCCATATATTTTTCCCGCATCCCATAAGCAATAAGTTTGTGGCACAACCAGAGCCGACAAAACTATGTTGTATATCACTTCAAATATACAAAGTTTTTCAATAAATGTATTATAGGAATAAAATTATATTTTTTGTTCAAATAATATAAGCCATGAATCGAGCTATGTAGTATAAGTTCGATTCATGGCTTAATATTTTATTCCACGAAGAGAGGATGACTTTATTTCTAGCGTTCTATTATAATTCTTTCAACGCTTGGTTTTTCTCCCGTCCCATCATATATATGGATAAAATATATTCCTGATGGAAGATCACTGACACTAAATTTTACTCGTTCCCCTTTGGAACTTTTCCTCCTAAGCATGTTACCCAGATTATCATAAAGCCTGATATCGAAGATTGCTGTTTTGGAAGATAAACTGCCTATACCAGATACCATTTGCCTTTCTTCATTAATCAAAGCGTATTTTTCAGTATCTAGTTCAATATTTAAAATATTTGATGCCGGATTAGGATATGACATACTGTAAATTCCTCCTCCACCGTCAATAATTTCCAGGGTCCATGAAGCTGTAGAAGTTGAACCGCAGGCATTGTAGGCGTAACACCGTACGGTTTTGATACCCACGGTAGTAAACGTTATATGTATAGAGTGTTGATTGTTAGCGCCCTGTGTCGTTCCATCATGGGTCCATACGTAGGTACTTTCTAAGTTGATAGGACTGGTGCTAAATGTTAGACCTCCCCCCGTTCTGTCTTTTTTGGGACCACTTACGGTAAAATTATCCGGAGGACCGATGTTTATGTATTTCCTTTTTACCGGAAATGATTCATCTCCGATGATAAGCCTGGCATCAATATATCCGTCTCCATTGCCGGTGGCTCTGAAGGACTTCGATGTGCCTGCCGAATTATCAGTAGGTGCTAAATTGCTGCTACATGACCATCTTATTTGACTTACATTCAGACTGCTTGGCAAATTGCTGATGGTGAAATTCCCTGTCGAACAAACGAGATCAGGACCTTCTATTTTAATATTATCCGGTATCCCACTCGTAAAAGTACAAACATCACTGGGCAATGACTCTCCGTAACTATTTACTGCCGTGATATACATGGAATAGGATTTTGCCATCTGTAATTCGTAAGTCCCGCTATTTCTATTAAAAGTAGTACCGGAAAATTCTCCGTTCACATATAATTTATAGGTTAATGCTTCCGTCGATAATGGGACATCCCATTTCAGGTTACAACTTGTAGTGGATATGTTGCCAACGACGAAATTAGTAAGCCTGGTCGGTTTGCCCGGAATAGTATATTTTATACCAAGCTTTACATTCTTCAGTTCCATGCCGTCTGTATTTTCAGAGTTGTGTTTAAGCACAATTAAAAATTTATCGATAGTGACTCGTACAACATTATCCGTAACATCTATTTTATTTTTTTCGGTGAATTGACTATACTCAACCGTATCGATTGTTCGATAATTCATTGGTTGCTGGTCAGTTTCATACCATGCTAACGCGCCGTCATTTATAGCAAAACCAGCCATAGTAAAGTGGCGGAAAATAATTTTTCCTTTGGTTTGTCCTTGTTTCCCTATATCGGTACGATTGACATCAAAAATAAGTTCAGCCTTGTCTATTCTGGCATTTGCAGGAATATCCGACAAATCAAAAGTTAAGCATCCACGTCCCTTAAAATTAGATGCAGTATCTCTGCCTATTAAAAGTGGCGCATGTGGGATCATCATATAAGAATTGTTGCGGTAATTTGATATCAGGTTATAAGGGTATTCGTATGGGACTGTTTTTGTCATTTCATGTGTTTGGGTTGTGGGAACAGCTTGTAAAGTCCGGACAGTAATAGATTCACTCGGCTCCGAATTTCCTGCCGAATTATACGCAACCACTTTAATGCTGTAAGATGTCTCTGGTTGACAACCTGTTATTGTAGCCGACGTATTACTGTAACTTGTACCCTGTAATACATTATTGATATATAATTTATAGCCGCCAACATTTCCCCATACAGTATTCCACGTGACTTTAAACGAATTTTCCGTTATATCACCCGATCTAAGATTGGTCGGAGCGGATGGAACTAAAAACATTAAGATGCCGGCTTTCCAACCGTAAGCCCCTATATCATTACGCTCCGTTCCCTGACACGGAGGAAATAATACATCATTCCATTCTTCATCCGGATCACCGGCATCAATATCGGGTGATCCAGATGACAAACGATAATCTCCGGAAGAAGGGTTAACAAAGAGAGGATCATTGTTGACAATATTGTTTGTAGTAAGAGAACTGAAACCATCATTAAACATGAGCGTAGTCCCTCCTCTTACATTGCAATAAGAAACCGAAACTGAAGACATTTCATTTATGGAAAACTCATATTGACAACCTGGATTTCGAATGATATTATTCTTTGATGTTACTATGTGATCCCAAGAATAGATGCATGAATTTCCGGAATTATTTACTATAGTATTATTGTATAAAAAGGTTTTTAAACTTCCTCCACATCCTCCTAGGTATATAATCCGATATGCATTATTTCCATAAATTAAAGTATTCTGTATTGTACCTTCAGAACAATACATTTGTATAACAGACTCGTATTCAGATGTATGATTATTTGTGATGATGAGGTTGGAAAGTATTAATTCGCTACTAGCATTCGAATAAATAGCACCATTAGTTCCCCCTGTAATAGTGAAACCATATATTTCAGAATAACTTGCATAATAAAATTTGATTGTTTTCTCTAGACCACTACCATTAATCGTTACATTTTGAGGATTTGTCGGATTTCCAACCAACTTTATTATTTTCTGGCTGATATTCAGTTGTTCATTGTAAGCACCATCGGATACTTTTATGCTATGACCTGAACTAGCTCTGTTGATAGCAGATTGTATCGTCCGGAACGGCGCTGATTGTGTTCCCGGATTATTATCATTTCCATCAACGGATACATACCAATTATATGAATTGGACATAACATTCTTCGTTGTTGCAAATACTGTCAGTGTTAAACACATAAATAAGTACAATACTTTTTTCATGGCAATACAAGTTTAGGTTAATAATAAAGTTATTTCTTCTCTATTCCTTTAGCAATCATCCCAGTAGTAAAACGAGCATGATAGTTGTTGAACTATAAAATACTTTGTTTCATGCATAGAATTTCTACATCCATCCTTTGGCAAAAATAATTAAAAACCATTATGGATTTTTAAATCATAATAAATAAAAACCCAATCCGGCCTTTTGAGAAAGTGATAAAAACCTTATTCTATAATTGAAGAGTCAATAACTTCTGTGCCTTCATATGTAAAAACGTAATATATAAAGTGATCTAAATCAAAAGATGTAATCAATTTAGATGTAATTGTATGGTTTTTCTGTATTCAGGATTTATTGAAAAATTTTTCCCTTACTATGTGGCAGGCGCCGATGATTCCCGCACTTGTTCCCAGTTTGGATTTCTTTATTTTCACATCCTGGTTCACCAGATTCAGCGAATGCCGCCTCATGGCTGTTTGCATGGGTAGTTCCATGTAATCACTGACCTTGGATAAGGTTCCACCTATGACGATCAATTCAGGATTGAATATATTGATCAACATGGCCATGCTTTGGCCCAGTTTCCATGCGATTTCTTCCAGTATCTCGATCACCAGCATATCTTCATGTTCTGTTACGGCACGAAGAATATCATCCATGGTTATTTTATCGATCTCTTTAACAGAGGTCAGGAAGGAAGTGGCCCCCGATTGCAGCCTTTCTTTTACCTTCCTTTCAATAGCAGATCCGGAAACTTCTGTCTCCAGGCATCCCTTTTTGCCGCAATGACAGAGTATTTCATTATCGAACATGGGAATATGGCCTAATTCACCTGAGTAACCCGATTTGCCATAATAAAGTTTTCCGTCGCAAATGATACCCATTCCCAATCCCCAACTGATATTGATAAATAGAATATCCTTCTCGTTTTGCACGACGCCTCCGTTGCACTCCCCGAATGCCATAGCTCTTGAATCATTCTCTATGTAAGTCCGGATCTTGATCTGGGATTCGATAATAGCTGTTAATGGCTGTTCGTCAAAATAAAAGTAACTGTAACTGAATCCGTCAAAAGAATTGACCCGGCCTGTGAGATTGATACATGCCCCGACAATTTTATTCCGGTGAATACCTGAACTTTCAATAAAAGTATTGATAATTCCGCATAAACGGGCTAAGGATTCTTTGTTGTTCTCCAACTGATACCTGATGGACTCGGATGATTTGATGGACTTATTATCTGCGCTTTGCAGGCCTATGGAGATGGATTTCCGTTTTACTTCCACGCCTAGATAATAGAAAGCCCTGGGATTGATGCCATAGATACTCGGCCTTCTTCCCCCGGTGGTATCTATCTTTCCAAGATCCTGAATGATGTTTTCTTCCATCAGTTCCCCGATCAGTTTGGTTACTGTGGGTATACTATAACCGGTTTCTTTACTCAGGTGAGGAATGGTGTTATCACCACAGAAAGTTAGATTTCTGACCAATTCCTTTTTTAAATTGATGGTCTTTAACGCAGATAAAGAAATATCTTCAGAAACATTATAGAGAAAAGATATGGCCATAGGTAATTTATTTATTAATAAAACAAAAGTAAGCAATATAATTTAAAATGACCACAATATATTATAGATAAAAAAAATGAAATCTATTTTCCATCATTAATTTAAGTTAAATATTTTAAATAAATGAAATATTAATAAAATATTT
It contains:
- a CDS encoding fibronectin type III domain-containing protein, which gives rise to MKKVLYLFMCLTLTVFATTKNVMSNSYNWYVSVDGNDNNPGTQSAPFRTIQSAINRASSGHSIKVSDGAYNEQLNISQKIIKLVGNPTNPQNVTINGSGLEKTIKFYYASYSEIYGFTITGGTNGAIYSNASSELILSNLIITNNHTSEYESVIQMYCSEGTIQNTLIYGNNAYRIIYLGGCGGSLKTFLYNNTIVNNSGNSCIYSWDHIVTSKNNIIRNPGCQYEFSINEMSSVSVSYCNVRGGTTLMFNDGFSSLTTNNIVNNDPLFVNPSSGDYRLSSGSPDIDAGDPDEEWNDVLFPPCQGTERNDIGAYGWKAGILMFLVPSAPTNLRSGDITENSFKVTWNTVWGNVGGYKLYINNVLQGTSYSNTSATITGCQPETSYSIKVVAYNSAGNSEPSESITVRTLQAVPTTQTHEMTKTVPYEYPYNLISNYRNNSYMMIPHAPLLIGRDTASNFKGRGCLTFDLSDIPANARIDKAELIFDVNRTDIGKQGQTKGKIIFRHFTMAGFAINDGALAWYETDQQPMNYRTIDTVEYSQFTEKNKIDVTDNVVRVTIDKFLIVLKHNSENTDGMELKNVKLGIKYTIPGKPTRLTNFVVGNISTTSCNLKWDVPLSTEALTYKLYVNGEFSGTTFNRNSGTYELQMAKSYSMYITAVNSYGESLPSDVCTFTSGIPDNIKIEGPDLVCSTGNFTISNLPSSLNVSQIRWSCSSNLAPTDNSAGTSKSFRATGNGDGYIDARLIIGDESFPVKRKYINIGPPDNFTVSGPKKDRTGGGLTFSTSPINLESTYVWTHDGTTQGANNQHSIHITFTTVGIKTVRCYAYNACGSTSTASWTLEIIDGGGGIYSMSYPNPASNILNIELDTEKYALINEERQMVSGIGSLSSKTAIFDIRLYDNLGNMLRRKSSKGERVKFSVSDLPSGIYFIHIYDGTGEKPSVERIIIER
- a CDS encoding helix-hairpin-helix domain-containing protein, whose product is MIVVTFLTLKTEAQVDHELFRTILTDIADRDEEQDLDQLPELLEELSNNPVYINQADHEELARLFWLTDFQVKSLLDHVKKAGAILSYYEIAYLYGFTPELAQSLQPFISLEKRQEITKIKPERVIRYGRHKLITGMQTVLQKQEGYTRPDSIENKYSGSPAKIYLKYVFKYADKVHFGFTAEKDPGESFFRKNNPYGFDFYSGHLQVNTNGLLKSLTLGDFRTDFGQGLVLWSGLNYGKSAMTLNTMRYNERLRRYGSAGENRFFRGIGSTFRLRPFHLTIFYSRKAIDATVSEESEDGKILSVSTHVNTGYHRTPNEIAQKDAIKEQVTGANISLTRPDWHIGATATHYRFEVPLIPNSYIYNYFAFKGRSGSNYSIDFRVHLGDIIVYGEQALCPNGAYGLLYGAQMLVSEHLTANILYRYYAKDFHALYGNAPGENTRNNNEEGFFMGWNWNPGGRWRFSSYVDIFRFPWLQYRAYSPSYGRDILLQADYTPVRDTRIYIQAKYKEKEENQQESTVNRTISVRTMSVKMMFSHQLNEHIRIGNHWEIKNYRKDNTLSNGYFLAQDIQVKLFNNFPLQITARYAIFDSGDYNARIYSYENDMLHAFSIPAFYDQGTRLYMLVKYSFGEHIDFRIKYAITQYTDKKTIGSGLNMIQGNRYSELKLQAVCKF
- a CDS encoding ROK family protein — encoded protein: MAISFLYNVSEDISLSALKTINLKKELVRNLTFCGDNTIPHLSKETGYSIPTVTKLIGELMEENIIQDLGKIDTTGGRRPSIYGINPRAFYYLGVEVKRKSISIGLQSADNKSIKSSESIRYQLENNKESLARLCGIINTFIESSGIHRNKIVGACINLTGRVNSFDGFSYSYFYFDEQPLTAIIESQIKIRTYIENDSRAMAFGECNGGVVQNEKDILFINISWGLGMGIICDGKLYYGKSGYSGELGHIPMFDNEILCHCGKKGCLETEVSGSAIERKVKERLQSGATSFLTSVKEIDKITMDDILRAVTEHEDMLVIEILEEIAWKLGQSMAMLINIFNPELIVIGGTLSKVSDYMELPMQTAMRRHSLNLVNQDVKIKKSKLGTSAGIIGACHIVREKFFNKS